The genomic region ATTGGTTTTGCTGATGCAAATCTTCTAGCTCGGCATGTGGATGCTAGTATTTTGACTGTAAGTATGGGTAAAACAAACTGTTCCGCTTTAGTCAAGGCATTGGAGCAATTAAATTTCTCTGCCACACCAGTTTTAGGTGCAGTTGCTAGTGGTATTCAAAGACAGCCTAATAAACTCAGCTTTCTATCAAAGCGTAAGTATAGCCCTCGCTTGTTTGCACTCGATCGCGCCTGAAACTTAAATTATTGTATTTAGATTGGACTCGCCAATCTTTTCTTTGTAAGCGTCATAAGTTACGCTTGCAAAATAATCAGAATAAATGGCAAGCTTAGATCTAATTTGATTTTCTTAAGAAACAGTTAAATTAAGCTATGAAAGAGTAAAAATTGAGAGCTTTAGTGATACTTTAATAAGTATAAGTTGTAAAAGACTTTGATTATTTAAATTAAAGCAATTCTGCTAAAGTTTCGGCTGAGTAATAGATCGAACAAATTTTCAATGAATCGGTAAGATACTATCAGTTTGCGAGAGGCATTCAACCTGCTTCTGCCAACTATGTCAGAGATTAACAGCCGATTTCGACTATTTTTTGTGCGTGCGGAGATGGCTTTATACATTACGCACAGCCAGGATTGTTAACTGAGGTTCCACATTGCTGGCGATAGAGAAAGAATGAAAAATACACAACAATCTACGCTAAATAATAGAGATTTATTTAGCGAACAACATCAAATTCAAAATCAATCCTTTGAGACTCTAGATTTAGAATTTAGAGTATTAAAAGTTTATAAAAAACTTGACGTGATCGATTCACCTGTTAGTGCTTTACCGTTTGAATCTCAAATCAACTTAATCTTAGAGTGGGCAACGAGTAAAGTTAGTAAATTTGTTTGTGTGGCTAACACTCATATGCTAGTAGAAGCTTACTGGCATCCAGAGTTTGCCACGGTTTTGAAGGATGCAGACCTTGTGACTCCTGATGGAATGCCTTTAGTCTGGATGTTGAAGTTGTTGGGAGCGCGTACCCAAAATCGTGTTGCAGGAATAGATATTCTTTTATCTTTATGTAAACTCGCTCCTTTGAAGAACGTGAGCATATTTTTCTTGGGTTCTGAAACACCAGTTTTAGAGAAAATGAGAGAGCGCTTGATGTGCGATTTCCCTAACTTAAAAATTGCTGGTATGGAGCCTTTGCCGTTTCGTCCGCTCACGCGCCCAGAAGATGAAGCTTTGATTGAAAGAATTCATCACAGTGGTGCTGGGATCGTTTTGGTAGCTTTAGGTTGCCCGAAACAGGAATATTGGATGCAGCAACATCAAGGTAAGATCCGAGCAGTAACGATCGGATTGGGGGGAGCATTTCCTGTTTATGCAGGAGATCGAAAAAGAGCGCCCCATTGGTTGCGTTTTGGTGGTGGCGAGTGGTTGTATCGGTGGCTGCAAGAACCACTGAGATTATCACGTCGATATGGTCAAACTATCCCAGTATTTACTTTGCTAGCTTTAAAGCAAATACTGTTGTGTTACTTAGTAAAATCTCAAGGTTCATGAGATTTGATGGTGTAGCGATCGCTAGTCACTGGTAGTTTGCAAATAACTAAGCAAATAACTAACGATTGCTAACAAATGAAAATTAAAATTCTCCAGCGAGAGCGGGGATACAGCGCTCGCATAGGAGGGGGTGTTCTGTAGATTCACCTACATGCACGGAATAATTCCAACAGCGATCGCATTTTTTTCCGTCAGCCTTAGCGACTCCAATTCCCAAAGCATCAGATTGGAAATTATATTTCAATTCTGTTAGGGTTGCGGGAGTATCAATCAATTCTACCCCAGAAGTGATGAATAAATAGCGTAACTCATCAACACCGTTGGAATGAGTAGATGGCTGTGCGTCCGTACTGGGGTTTAAAAATTGCAGGCGTTGTCGCAAATTAGCATCGGCAACATATAACAGTACCTTTGCTTCGAGAGAAGAACCGATCGCCTTTTCGGTACGTGCTTGTTCTAACACCTTATTCACTTCGGTGCGGAGTTGGCGCAACTGAACCCAAGATTCTGCCAATTGTGGATTGTCCCATTTGTCCTCTAACTTCACCCAGCCAGATTCAAATACAGATTCATGCGATTTGGGGTAGGGGAGATATTGCCAGATATCCTCTGCCATGTGACACAATACAGGGGCGATTGCTTTGGCTAAGTTTTCTAGGGCAATCTGCAACACTGTTTGACAGCTGCGACGGCGAAACGAATTAGCGGCACTGATATACAACCGATCCTTAGCAATATCTAAATAGAAACTAGATAAATCGACAACGCAGAAATTCTGCACGGTTTGAAAAAAACGGAAGAATTGATATTTATCAAAAGCTTGAGTTACCTCAGTAAATACTTCCGTCATCCGGTGCAGCATGTAGCGATCTAGGTCTGGTAACTGCTCGTACGGGACTGCATCCCGACTGGGATCGAAATCGTGCAGATTTCCTAGTAAGAAACGAGCCGTGTTGCGAATTTTATTTCTCGCATCTGCTAGCTGCTTTAAGATATTTTTACTGATCGGCACGTCGGCGGAATAATCTACCGAAGACACCCACAACCGCAACACATCTGCACCGTAGGGTGGTTCTTCTTTTTGATTCTTACCTCCGTCAATAACTACCGCCGGATCGACTCCATTGCCCAAAGACTTGCTCATCTTGCGCCCCTGTTCGTCTACGGTATAGCCGTGAGTCAAAACAGTTTTGTAAGGTGCGTGACCGTTGGTCGCAACGCTCGTGAGCAAACTAGACTGGAACCAACCGCGATGCTGATCCGATCCTTCCAGGTAAAGATCGGCTGGATAAGATAATTCTTGCCGCTGTTGAAGGACAGCCGCCCAAGAGGAACCAGAATCAAACCAAACATCCATCGTATCCATACCTTTACGGTATTTTCGCCCGTTATCGCGATACTTTTCTGGGAGCAACTCTTCTACCGACATTTCCCACCAAGCATCCGAGCCTTTTTCGGCAAAGATATTTTGGACGCGAGCGATCGTCTCTTCATTCAGTAGCGGTTCTCCAGTTTCTTCATCGTAGAAGACAGGAATTGGTACGCCCCAACTGCGCTGGCGGGAGATACACCAGTCAGAACGCTCGGCTACCATTGCGGTGATGCGGTTTTCTCCTTGAGTGGGAATCCACCGGACATGGGCGATTTCTTGCAGAGCTGCATCTCGAAATCCTTCTACCGACGCAAACCATTGCTCGGTTGCCCGCAAAATTACGGGTTTTTTCGTCCGCCAATCGTAGGGATACTTGTGGACGTACGGTTCTTCCTTCAGCAACGAACCAGCTTGTTCTAAAGCTTGAACGACTGCGGCGTTACCTTCCCCTAATACGTTGAGCTTGGCAAATTGTCCCGCTTCTGCGGTAAAGTTACCATCAGCATCGACGGGAGAGAGGATCGGCAAATTATAGCGCATCCCCACTTGATAGTCTTCTTGTCCGTGTCCTGGTGCAGTGTGGACGAGTCCCGTACCGGATTCTGTCGTCACGTAATCGCCACCAATAACAATCGGACTTTCGCGATCGCACAATGGATGGCGATACTTGCAGTGTTCTAGTTCGTAGCCTTTAAGTGTGGTTTTGACAGTTAGTTGAGCGCCAAGTGTTGCAGATAATCTCTCCACTAAATCCGCCGCAACAATGAGGTATTGTGGATTTTGGTCACGCAAAGGCGAGGACACTTCCGTGCGGGGGTTCCCCCCGTTGAGGAGCGACTGCGTTGTGGGGGTTCCCCCCATTGAAGCATGTCGCGTGAAAGTGTCCGTAGCTAAGGCGCTAAGGGTGCTTTGCGTCTCCGCGTCTTTGCGTGACATTTCCACCACCGCATAATTTAATTCAGGATTAACCGCAATTGCTAAGTTGGCTGGAATTGTCCACGGGGTTGTCGTCCAGATGGCTACCCAGAGATGGGGGAGGAAGGATTTGAGTTTGGGAAAAGCGGATGGCTCGATGTGAGTTATTGGGAAAGCCGCATAGAGACTGCGAGAAGTGTGTCCTTCGGGATACTCTAATTCTGCTTCAGCTAGGGCGGTTTTCGAGCTAGGACTCCAGTAAACGGGTTTGAAGCCACGATAGATGTAGCCTTTCAAAACCATTTGCCCGAATACGCCGATTTGGGCAGCTTCATATTTTGGTTTGAGAGTCAAATAGGAGTTTTCCCAATCGCCGACAACACCCCAACGTTTGAGACTGGCGCATTGTTCTTGCATTGCTTTGAGAGCAAAGTCTCGTGCTTTGTGGCGCAGTTCCAAAGGTGTGAGCGAGGCGCGTTCCTGTGGCTTCATGCTTTGGATGACTTTGAGTTCGATGGGCAATCCGTGACAGTCCCAACCATGAATGCAGCGAACTTTACGCCCTTGTTGGAGTTGATAGCGATTGATAATGTCTTTGAGGATTTTATTCAGGGCATGACCGATGTGTAACGAACCGTTGGCGTAGGGGGGTCCGTCGTGTAAAGTGAAAATCTCGCCAGAATTTTGCTGTGACAGGCGATCGTAAATTTGATTATCCGCCCAAAACTTTTGGATCTCTGGCTCGCGCTTGGTGGCGTTTGCCCGCATGTCAAATTTTGTCTTGGGCAAGTTTACGGTGTCTTTGTAACTTCCTGGTTCTGTCACAGCTTTGATTTCTAAAATAGAGGCAAGGTTATTCAACTATTTTAGAAGTATTTCTGCGGCAGGATAAGTTCCGTTACAGTTTAATGCAGGCGATCGCATTGTATTTGTAGATACAGCCATCAATATAACTTCATTTTTTTCGTTGAATGCCCATTGAGTAGCTTCGACAATTTCAGTTGGGGCAGAATTGACGCTGCGATAACTTCGTTCAGCTTCGCTAACGTGACTGGGTATGGTAGTGGAGCGGTTTTCGGCTACAGGTTCCAGCGTTGCCCAATCAGTTAGGACTGTCTCAGCGTTGAGTCGTTCTCTCGGGTTAGGTGGTAAGCCGCCGCGTCCGGTGACGACAAATTGATTCTCGCCGCCAGTTGCACAACCAGCCACAATCTGATTAGAAGCATTGACTAATTCTACTGGTAATGTCACTAATCCTTGACTGGGATCGATATCTATATCGTCTATTGCCACTACGCCATCAATACCGCGATCGCTTGTCGCACTAATACGGCTGTCGGGAGAGATAAACAGTCCTCGAACATTAATCTTGATATTACCACCACGACCAGCAAAAGCATTGGCAGCGATCTCGCTGTTTTCCAGCGCCACAAAGAACGTCGTGTCGATATTGATATTGCCCCCGTCCCCTCCAGCTTGTGCCGTACCTGCGGTAGCAGAAATAGAACTGTTGCGCCGTAGTAAGAGCGAGTCTGCAATTTGCAAGGTAATATTACCACCATTACCCGATCGCGTTTCAGCTACAATCTTGCCTTTATTATCTAAATGGATAGAGCGAGCCTTGATAATTAAGTCGCCCGCGTTCCCTGCTCCTCCACCACTCACACCTACTTCAGCCTCATCTCGAAGAGTCAACTCTCCAGTTTCGATCGTCAAGTTTCCAGCAGTGCTAGCACCTCCAGACCCAGATGTTAATTTACTATCCCTACCACGCACGTCAACAAATTCCTTTGCTCTCACTGTCAAACTGCCCCCTTGTCCCGAGCTAGCTTGCCGTCCTATCCTTGGTCTAGAACCACTAGTACCAGCAGCTACGGTTCCTCCTTCTCTGATAATCAATCTTTGAGTTTCTATAGTTAAATTGCCAGCATTACCTGTTGCATCGGAAGCAGATAGAACTTGCAAAGAGCTTCGCCATAGATCGCCTGCTGGGTTTCGTACTGATGATGTTCCAATCACTTCTACCGATTCCAAGGCATTTACCTTCAAGTTGCCTCCTAACCCTGAAGAACGTGTATCGGTAGTTATCCGCGCTCCATTTAGTAAGGTTAACCGCTTGGTCTCCACGTTTATCTTGCCGCTATCGCCTGTAGGTCCTCCTCTTGGTGATATGGCGAATAAGCCGCTGGGATACCTGCCATTCGCCTCTACTCCGATCGCCTCCAACGCTTCAGTGGCAATCACATTCAAAGTACCCGCTGCTCTCGAACCAATGGTACTAGCTTCAATTTCAGAACCATCCCTTAAACTGACTCGTCTGCCCTGAACTTTGATATCACCGCCACCATCACCACTAGCATCGACTACAGATGCACCCAATAGTTGGATATCTCCAAAGCTTAAAATGTCCTCAAAGCTGAAAGCCCAGCCTCGATCTGTAAAGTCTAATTTGACTAGACCAGGGCTAGCAACACTGGCTAACTCAATCTGTCCCCCTCGTGTATGGAGCGTTCCTCCCGATAAATTTATATCACCACCGACTAAAGCTAAAGTTTTATATGGCTGCACGCGCAAACCAACAGTTGGCTCATCGAGTACAACACGACCATTAGACTTATCGCTTCCTGTCCTTACATCCTGACCATTTCCTTGCACGTGAATACTTTTGGCACTGTCACCAAACTGCAAACCAAGCGGAATGCTGACAGTTAGCAAAGGCGTGGTTTGCTCCGCACTAGCACTAAAAGTCGTACCATCTGCAAATTTCAAGCTTTTTGCCGTACTAGCGATAATGGGACTTTGTAAGAAAGATGGAGCAAATTGAGCTAGAATGCGGGTAGGAGTTGCGTTTTACGTCAGTCTCGACAGGAGCAACGTAAGGTGAAAGATCAAGTACCAGCAGCGATGCCGCAGTGCTTTGAGAACTGGTGTCGTCGGTTTGATGATGTATTTTCGCGTCAGAAGCAGCGGCAGGAATTTCGTGTTTATCTAGGGGGACTGCTGGGTGAGAGTCAGCGCAAAAACCTGAGCCAACTGGTCACAAATACAGTAGATGGCTCCTACAACAGCCTCAGACATTTTCTCAACAATGCCCCTTGGGATGAAGTCAAGCTAAATAATCGGCGGTTGGAGGTGATGCACCAGTGTCGCCAGACGACCCCGAGTCAAGGTTTCACATTGATTGTAGATGATTCGGGACATCGCAAAAGTGGTGCGGCTACTGATGGGGTAGGACGGCAGTACATTGGGGAGATTGGCAAGACTGACAATGGTATTGTGCTGCTGACTACCTACTTGTATGATGGAGTGCGACGTCTGCCGTTAGATGTTGCACTCTATCAACACGCAAGTTTATTCGAGCAAGGCAAGGCAGACCCCAACTTCCAGAAAAAACCTGACCTGGCTCTAGACTTGGTTGACCAATGCTTGAAGCGCGGTTATCGACCGGGTGTGACTGTAATTGATGCAGGCTACGGTAATAACACGCCTTTTCTCAAGCAGTTGGAGTCGAGAAACCTAACTTACGTGGCAGCAATCGCCAAAAACCG from Chroococcidiopsis sp. SAG 2025 harbors:
- a CDS encoding WecB/TagA/CpsF family glycosyltransferase, translating into MKNTQQSTLNNRDLFSEQHQIQNQSFETLDLEFRVLKVYKKLDVIDSPVSALPFESQINLILEWATSKVSKFVCVANTHMLVEAYWHPEFATVLKDADLVTPDGMPLVWMLKLLGARTQNRVAGIDILLSLCKLAPLKNVSIFFLGSETPVLEKMRERLMCDFPNLKIAGMEPLPFRPLTRPEDEALIERIHHSGAGIVLVALGCPKQEYWMQQHQGKIRAVTIGLGGAFPVYAGDRKRAPHWLRFGGGEWLYRWLQEPLRLSRRYGQTIPVFTLLALKQILLCYLVKSQGS
- the ileS gene encoding isoleucine--tRNA ligase; translation: MTEPGSYKDTVNLPKTKFDMRANATKREPEIQKFWADNQIYDRLSQQNSGEIFTLHDGPPYANGSLHIGHALNKILKDIINRYQLQQGRKVRCIHGWDCHGLPIELKVIQSMKPQERASLTPLELRHKARDFALKAMQEQCASLKRWGVVGDWENSYLTLKPKYEAAQIGVFGQMVLKGYIYRGFKPVYWSPSSKTALAEAELEYPEGHTSRSLYAAFPITHIEPSAFPKLKSFLPHLWVAIWTTTPWTIPANLAIAVNPELNYAVVEMSRKDAETQSTLSALATDTFTRHASMGGTPTTQSLLNGGNPRTEVSSPLRDQNPQYLIVAADLVERLSATLGAQLTVKTTLKGYELEHCKYRHPLCDRESPIVIGGDYVTTESGTGLVHTAPGHGQEDYQVGMRYNLPILSPVDADGNFTAEAGQFAKLNVLGEGNAAVVQALEQAGSLLKEEPYVHKYPYDWRTKKPVILRATEQWFASVEGFRDAALQEIAHVRWIPTQGENRITAMVAERSDWCISRQRSWGVPIPVFYDEETGEPLLNEETIARVQNIFAEKGSDAWWEMSVEELLPEKYRDNGRKYRKGMDTMDVWFDSGSSWAAVLQQRQELSYPADLYLEGSDQHRGWFQSSLLTSVATNGHAPYKTVLTHGYTVDEQGRKMSKSLGNGVDPAVVIDGGKNQKEEPPYGADVLRLWVSSVDYSADVPISKNILKQLADARNKIRNTARFLLGNLHDFDPSRDAVPYEQLPDLDRYMLHRMTEVFTEVTQAFDKYQFFRFFQTVQNFCVVDLSSFYLDIAKDRLYISAANSFRRRSCQTVLQIALENLAKAIAPVLCHMAEDIWQYLPYPKSHESVFESGWVKLEDKWDNPQLAESWVQLRQLRTEVNKVLEQARTEKAIGSSLEAKVLLYVADANLRQRLQFLNPSTDAQPSTHSNGVDELRYLFITSGVELIDTPATLTELKYNFQSDALGIGVAKADGKKCDRCWNYSVHVGESTEHPLLCERCIPALAGEF
- a CDS encoding S-layer family protein; protein product: MLAQFAPSFLQSPIIASTAKSLKFADGTTFSASAEQTTPLLTVSIPLGLQFGDSAKSIHVQGNGQDVRTGSDKSNGRVVLDEPTVGLRVQPYKTLALVGGDINLSGGTLHTRGGQIELASVASPGLVKLDFTDRGWAFSFEDILSFGDIQLLGASVVDASGDGGGDIKVQGRRVSLRDGSEIEASTIGSRAAGTLNVIATEALEAIGVEANGRYPSGLFAISPRGGPTGDSGKINVETKRLTLLNGARITTDTRSSGLGGNLKVNALESVEVIGTSSVRNPAGDLWRSSLQVLSASDATGNAGNLTIETQRLIIREGGTVAAGTSGSRPRIGRQASSGQGGSLTVRAKEFVDVRGRDSKLTSGSGGASTAGNLTIETGELTLRDEAEVGVSGGGAGNAGDLIIKARSIHLDNKGKIVAETRSGNGGNITLQIADSLLLRRNSSISATAGTAQAGGDGGNINIDTTFFVALENSEIAANAFAGRGGNIKINVRGLFISPDSRISATSDRGIDGVVAIDDIDIDPSQGLVTLPVELVNASNQIVAGCATGGENQFVVTGRGGLPPNPRERLNAETVLTDWATLEPVAENRSTTIPSHVSEAERSYRSVNSAPTEIVEATQWAFNEKNEVILMAVSTNTMRSPALNCNGTYPAAEILLK
- a CDS encoding IS701 family transposase; the protein is MKDQVPAAMPQCFENWCRRFDDVFSRQKQRQEFRVYLGGLLGESQRKNLSQLVTNTVDGSYNSLRHFLNNAPWDEVKLNNRRLEVMHQCRQTTPSQGFTLIVDDSGHRKSGAATDGVGRQYIGEIGKTDNGIVLLTTYLYDGVRRLPLDVALYQHASLFEQGKADPNFQKKPDLALDLVDQCLKRGYRPGVTVIDAGYGNNTPFLKQLESRNLTYVAAIAKNRQVTAQTSGDESARKQGLEAIAQTLAVEQFTPVQLNLEQPRTVWVALLPVHVPKLEGTRWLAIQLNASSFEQATEVDYFLTNASDNQVSAAWVAQTYSARNWVEVFYREAKGWLGLSEYQVRDALSMKRHWVLVFIAYTFILWHQLTGGFRRRWATKPLQTFAEALEAFRTAVEFRLVRWLNEHVDVFASHRAKFGYIWA